AAAGAGTCCTGCAGAGTAAAGTCCACTTAAATAGCAAGAACAATTTCAGATTGTTGACGCTGCCGATTACGTGGACACACTGTACTCTTGGTCGGCCCTAAACACGGACCTTATTGGCGAGCACATTGCTGTTGGTCTAACGCATTTGATAGAGCTCACTCCCCTGCGAAATATCCACTTGATCGGTAAGTGATCGGCAGTCTAAGCAATCCAAGGGTCTATAGATGATACGTGAGCTTCCGTAGGACATTCGTTGGGGGCACACATTATGGGTACTGCTGGGCGCACATTTAAGCGGCTTACTGGCCGACTGGTACCCCGTATAACAGGTCTGGACCCCGCGAAACCCTGTTTTCGGCAGGAACACATTCTGCCGGGACTGACCCGGGGAGATGCGCAGCTGGTGGACGTCATCCATACCAACATTGGTATTCTGGCGAAGCGTGGGCCCCTGGGCGATGTAGATTTCTATCCGGGTGGAGCACATCCCATACAGCCCGGTTGCCTGACCATCGGCTGCTCTCATACACGCGCCGTAGAGTACTTTGCAGAGAGTGCATATCCCCAACAAGAGAAGAACTTTATGGGCACCAAATGCAGTTCTTGGGATGAGCTCCGACGACGCGACTGCAGGGCGGGCGCGGGCACACCTTCCTCGATGGGATACATAATTGACAGAAAAGCGAGAGGCATCTATTACGTAGATGTGAATGGATGGCCCCCGTATGGTCGGAGTAGTAGTAAGACTGCAAATCCCAGATCAAAGATTTGCCACCTTTGCCGGACATGAGACACTAAACACGATTAGTAGCCTATAAATAcgttattttattattttaagcGATTAATATGTAATTTCCGTAAGATCTAGGTCATCATTAAACGCCTCCGAGATGTCCTTTTGGCTCTGATAAGCCCGTTCCTGTGTCTCCGCGATTTTCCACAgctcatcgtcgtcgtcgccgttgAGCATAGACCTGTCCGCATGGCCCTTGATGTCTGGTCTGAGCTTAGCCTTCTGTGGCATGGCTCCTGTGGTGCGCTTCTGCCGGTTTCCCATCAGTATCTGGCTCTCTTCGAAGTAGGTGTTCGGATGATTGATGGTCGGCTCCACGTTCGAGTTGTGGGTGAGCATGAAGTACTTGCCACAGGCGATTTGATAGTGACCGCGGGACACAAAGAACATCACCTCTTCGATGTGGCTGGTCGACAGGCCGTAGGAGGCCAGTTTTGTTTTAAGCGAGGCCTGATCCTCAGACTTGTAGGGACAGCCGTGGCAGTCACCCGGTGCCGCCATTTCCTTAATGATTTTGGCGCACGAGTACGGACTGTAGTTAACCATGGACCCCTTTTTGCCGTAATTGTGGTGGATGTTGTACTCGTAGCTGCGCGTGAACTTATCTGCATCCATCTTCTTGGTGAACTCCTCGCGCCAGAAGCGTATGGAATCTTCAAGCGTTACACCAATACCCTTAAGGAAGAGACCGTACTGCATCCGGCCACCGTGCTTAACGTGATGCTGGGCACGAATGTGCTCGTGGCACATGCGCATGCACAGCGGCATTGACGTTTTGGACAGCTGGTTGAGGGACTCGATCGCAACAGCTGCATCGCGGCACACTGTGTAATCCTTGCCGGTGTACGAGTTGTGCAAAGCCTTGAGCATTCGCGAGATGCGCTCGTCTCCCTCGACCTCCTCGATCAGGCCCTTGGAGGCCAGCAGGCCCAGTTCCATTATATCCTGTTGCTTTGTGCCGACAACTGAGACCAGATCGTGGGTGTTCACATAGGCAAAGCCATCCTTCAGATAGCACCTGCGACCGCGCACTAAGTCCAACACCTGAGTGAATGGCACCTTGTAGAAGTCGAGAAGCTCTATCTTCGAAACACTTTGGCCCGCTGTGCTCTCGTAAAGACCGTCCTTGACCTCATCCTTTTCTGACTCGGTCAGAGGTTGGAAACTGAAATCATTCGCCTCGAGGAACTGCTTCACCTCGGCACTGCTCAGCGCTGCAAACTTGTATCTAAAAAGTTCCATCTCGCGGGCAACAAACCAGCGTGACAAGTCCTCGGATCGACAGTAGGCCAATCGGAGTATAAAGTGCGACAAGTAGTCGCGACGACGCGTCTGAATTTCCGACTCGTGCTTGCTGCCCTGGGCACTGCCTCCGCCGGGGGAACACAATCTCAGATAGCTGCGCAGACCTTCGCGTGTTAGCTCTGAACTCACATATTCCTTCCAATCCTCAGAAAGCAATCGTAGTCCTTTCGTTCCTGCGCGGTCCAGGACGCGCAACAGACGCAGTCGTTCGAGGGCAAGCTCCTCGAATTCCTCAATGTGAATGTCGTCTGTCGGTGGATAGTAGTACATCATGACATTGTGAGGGTACTTGCTCTCCAAGCTGACCACCTCGACTTTTACATCATTTCGTGCTCGTTTCTTCAAATGAAATTCCATTTTATCAAGTAAAAATTTTTAatgcgtttttttttgcgcgcAAATGCAAAACATCTGTTCAGTGTGACCGCTTATCGGCAAAATATACCCGTCCGAACCTCAGAAATATCtcgaaatatttcaaaacataccgtaaatataccttcATATTAATTTCGAcgtcaaaatataccgaaaagttaataatataccgtaaatagcTGCTCTGAATGATTTACAgagtatatttaaatattttttcccGGTTTTCCCCATTTGAAACTGTGTAAGAAAAAACGACGAGCACACATCTTGAGTGTGTTTAACGTATTAATCTATATATTATCAGGTACTTGCAAAACTGACTAGGACTCTTTAATGAATGTGATGGTAAGTGTTTCCTCAAGCTCTCTCTTTCGAACTACTGATGCCAATGACTTCCAGCGATCTTCTTAAGCGTTTCCAAAATAGTTTACGCTCCTCCAGCTTTGGTTTTTCGTCGCCTTTGCCGACTGGCCATTTGATATAGGTTTTTACATCCATTAAATATTGTAGGGTTTTCGGGCGCTTGCTACGCGGTATATCCTCCAGGAATACGAGGATCAAATGCTCTTTGCTGACCTCAAAGATgctaaaagaaaaacttgcTAGAGCTGGAATTTCATGCGAGAATGGAGAACTCGCTTACCGATGCTGGGCCAGATACATTTCGAATTGACACCAGTGGCTGAGTAGAAACTTGGAGGATATAATCAGCATCAATGAGTGCGAACGATCCATGCATGAGATAATGTTGTCCAGTATAGTCACTCCGATCTACAAAAGTAAATGCTTTCGATTAGTACGCACCCTAAAGGAACTCAAGCCACACCAAGCAAACACCTAACCTGAAAATCTCTTTCATGAAGACATATGGAAATATCTCCTGCTTCCTCGACATTaggcagcagttcgttcaaCACCCACGTTCGATCGTTTTGGCAGTAGCTGATGAAGATGTCGTAGACCGCGCTGGGATCACGTTGGGACAAATGCGTAAGGCTGTCCACGGACTCTTTAGATGCGCTGGAAAGAAGGGCTGCGGACTTTAGCGACGAGTAGTAGTAGTGTATATGCCAACGCTTCAGATAGATGATGAAGCCACAAATGGACAGGCCAAGGATGCTGGCAACCACCGCTATAACCGTCGTCGTAAGGTTGTGCAATTTCGTCGCGATCTCAGTCATGGTTCGAACCTGACAATTCAGCTCCTCCACCTGCAATTGATCGGTGTCATTGAAGCACCAATATTGTGTCGCATCATAGTCAAGCAGCTGAAATTTTAAGGTCACTAGTTCGCTGCTTAACTCAGACATCTGGTAGGGGGTCGAGGCGGGACACCTTGAGGCATTATACCCTTCAGCTATGAATCGCAGTTTAAAAATCTTGTTCACGCGCTTATAGTCCTTAATGTTGTTGTAGCTCTTCGTCAACTGTGGCAGAAATCGGCTCTGCCAGAGCTTGCGATCAATATTTAGAGTTTCTGCGGTACCCAGCAGTTTTTGGATATTCAACGAATTTGCGGTGTTTATGTTGAGCAGGTTGTACGAGCAGTCGGCTTCCTTGTTGTTACCCGCAGCCACCTCGACCACTTCCCTCAGGTGGCAGTTGCAAATGAAGTTGTTGTCGCCGAGACTGAGGTACTCCAGGTGTTCAAAGTCCTTGAGCATCTCATTTGTGAGGACATTGATGTTATTACTGCGAAGATTTAGCACACGCAGTTCGAAATTATTGTCAAAAGCGCTCTTATACCAATTCCCAACGTGGTTTGAGCTTAAATCGAGGATTTCCAAGCTCTTCAGCGACTCAAACATGGTCGAAGACAAAGCATTTATGTTGTTACCAGCCAGACCCAGGATTTGCACGTTCTTCAAGGGCCTGGCCCACTCCATATCCTTGAGGTTGGAGTGTTCAAAATAAAGGTACTTCAACGTTCTGGCAATCCCATCGAATGCGTCATCTAAGATGTTGTTCGACACGAAGGGGTTCCCCGACAAATCAAGCCCTTCCAGGGCGGTGTTTTTGAAAATAGCGCTGCTCACCATGGGAATGGCCGTGTAGCACAAGCTGAGAAACTTAAGCTTTGGCCCTAAATGAGCAAATGCCACGGCACTATTGCGGGTCATTTTAGAGTGGGAAACATCCAGGTACACCAATTCCGGTAAAAGTTTAAAAGCGTTCTGCTGTATCTTTAGGCCGTATATAAGGCTCATGGCCATTTCAAGTGTGGGCATAGATATTTGGTAGCTATACGTCAGTACGTTGGTGAAGGAAATATCCAAATATTGCACTCTCTGAATATAATAGAACGTATCCTGTTGAATAGTCATTATTTTATTGTCCGACATGAAGAGCCTCTTCAAGTTGGTGAGGTTCTTAAAGACTTCCTTCTCCACATACTCAATGCTGCAGTTGCTGATGTCTAGTTCCACAAGTCGCGTTAGATTCGGAAAGGTGGCCCATGCAATGGATTGCTCTAAGCGAAAGAAAATGAATGTGCTTAAAATATATGTCCGTATATTACAGCTGAAGAGTGTATTTGGATGTTAAATGCATTGCCTGTGGGAATTAATGGGGGCGAATATGTTGTAATTGTGGTCTTACGCGACTTATCAAGAAGGTCAACCTTCTCTCTCAGGAACTGAATGTAATCCCCATAGGTTTTATCATTCTTTGGGGCCATATTGGCGTTGCTCGTGTTCGTGTTGTTGTGTATGTATAGAAAGCACTCTCGATCATACAGATCAGTGGCATTTGATGCAAGAAACTGCTCGCATTTGTGTTGTGTAGTGTAATTGGAGTCCAAACGAGTTTCATTCAAAAACCGCTCAAAGGCTGAAATTTTGAATGATAGCTGATCATAGGAAGGGGTGTATTTGtctcttgtttttctttagttAAAATTCAACCAATTTCTGGGATTACTTACCCTCAGCATCCGGCAGTAGGTCAGCGAATTTGTTTCCCCGCAAAGATAAAAGCTTCAACGAGTCCTTTAAAGAGTACAGGGCCTGGTAGGGGACTGCGTTGAGAGTGTTGAAGGCAGCCGAAAAAACTTCAACTTTCCTTGTGTTAAACGGAATTGTTGATAGTTTGGTTTGTTGGAACAAGTCAATGTCTTCCTTCATGTTGCCATGCGATAGGTCCAAATATAAATATGGTGCTGTGCATAAATAACAAATAGTAACAAATAGTAATTAGGGATTGGGCATTGGTTGTTGGGAACCGAACAATAAGGCAGATATGTTCTTGACTCACAGTATTTTCCATTCAGTCGCTTCAGGGTTCCATTTGGGAATGTCCACCAGAGCACATCTTCCTTGATGATATCCAAGAGACAACTATTGCCGTCATCAGAATCGTATTTGAGCAAAGCAGACTTTAGATCCGCATCCGCAGTGGACTCTCCACTTTCCTCGCTCCTAATCTGCTGCAGATTTGGGTTTGTTATGGTGTCGGGCAACCCTTCGGAATTTGATAGCTCGATGGCATGTATTACTTGTGCATTTTCCCGTAGCAGAGACAGAACGAGAAACACTTCTAATATGAATATTGAAGGCATTTTATAGGCCTATTAATTATCGCCGTTATCAGAACCCACAAATTACTGATTGTCGAAAGCAAGTTTTTACTTTTTCAATGACcaaacatactcgtacattctCGCAGTGGTTGATTCAATTATAGTTGCtcttatatataaataataaaggtTCTTTGTTcaattctttttgtttgcaaaTGGGCTGGACATTTTAATCACTTTCTCTTTACGCTCCGACAACGattgtgcaacattttgcTATTTGCTATTTAGTGTAGACTTTCTTTTGCATCTTTTTCAAACGTATTTCGATGGTACCGAAGCTTGTGCGTTCCCGAAAAAGACTAACTTAGCGAGCAATTGTCAGCGAATGGTCAGCAAAAATAATTGGTAGCACCGATATACTGATATACTAACACTGACATGATACGGCTTATCAATTTTGGCAATATTATGCCTGGCTCGCCTTTGAATGGGATTCGGGTTCAGCTATCAGCAACGGGTATCAGTCTTTCGGTGGCAGAATGCGTTACGCCGCCAGTCCCACGCTTCGTTTGAGTAGAGCCCCATGTTTCATTATCGGATAATTATGGCTCGATGGCGAACGCAGATTAGTCTATAATGCTCACCCGTGTAAGCACTAATACGGATCAACTTCCAAACGATATAAAATTACATGTCTCGACTGTCTAGAAGTCtacatatacgtacatatatgtacatacactcATGGGCATGTTGGAAGTCCGTAGTTACGCTAGCGGTAATTTACAGTTCAAATGAAAGCGATAACAGTATATAGAAAAAAGCTAAGATTATCGGTTGATTAGCGCCAATAAAGATTCTTACTTTACTTACtttttttattggaatttcacaactaaaaatttaaaaataatattttagaattaagcaaaaaaatatatgaaatttCTTTATATtctaataatattttatttttatcttGACATCAATTCATCCACTTCGATCTCACTTATTTTATGTTGAAGAATGTAAAATTTACAAGATATACGAGTACCTACTTTTTATCTTTTTTATAGTAGGTATTCTTTATACGAAAAACATACTCTCTTTCTCCTGTTGCTTCTATGGTAACTGGTCGCAAGATTTTCAAACATAATCGTTTCCAGTCTATAAGAATGGTAGCAACGAGTCGATTCGTGAGTCGATTCCCGCTGGTAAGATGGAAAGAGAATAAGACAACCAACAGCCTTCTCCAGGTGGGCTTGCTCTGATCTCTGGCTGCTCGGCTGCAATTATAAACAGGTTTTGAGCAAGGTAGAACAGTGTAGTTTTGAGAATTCGGTTCTAGGCAGAAGTGAGAATTGTCTTCCATTCAGTCGACATTCAAATGTGAAGATCAGCGTGCCTCGAAATATTTTCTGCGGTATAACGCAGCCTTATTGAAAATAGACATATTTTGTCTAATAGCTGCCGCAATGCGCAAGTCTCCGGGGAGTCTGGCAGGCATTGATGCCAATTCGGAGGCCTTTTCGAGCTCCAGCTCTTCGATCAGTAACTCCTACAGTGACGGCAGCGATTCGGCCAGCTGGGAGGAATACGTGGCCGCGGACGGCAGCCTCTTCTACGTTGAATACATGCCCAATGTGAAGTCAAGCATAGCGTCGTCGGCGGAGCGTCGGGTGGAATTCATGCGCCGCTCACTGCGCCTGGGAAAGAAGCCGATGCGACGTCAACATAATGGCAGTCGCCCGTCCCACTCCCAgacgcagtcgcagtcgcagatgcagacccagagccagagccagagccacagccgcaACCAGTTGTCAGAGGCGGAGCCCGACGAGTTTCGGTTCTCACACTTTAAGACATCGCATGGggacgccagcagcagcagcagcaacaagaagcTGCAGCTAGTTataacggcagccgatcggttTCGCTTTGGCCGTCGCTCCACCGCGGTGGAATCGATTCTTGGATTCCGTGTGCTGCCCTTTCCCGACCAGCCGGAGTGTCTCATGGTGGAGGGCTTTGTGCACGACATAAGCGCCATGCAGCACGACATCAAGCGCGGCGATTGGTTCAAGTCGCTCAACGGCATTGAGCTGTACGCCAGCAACGTGgacgagctgctgcagcagttcGTGGAGCCCACCcaggtgtgcctctgcttcCAGGCCTCCTCAAGCTCTAcggccgccgcagccgccgcaacggcagccgcagctgcagcggaTCCGACCTACGGACAGagccagcaggaggagcagctgcgcAAGGTGGAGAACTTTGCCATGTTTGCGGAAAAGTTTGAGCAACTGCTTCTATCAGCTGGTTCCTCAGAGCCCGGCACTGTAAAGACTTCCGATGCGGCCGAGCATATGCCTTTTGgtatgctgttgctgccgccggaATGCTACCAGCACGACCAGCACCAGGACTCGCTGTACTATTACCCCGAGAGTGCAACGACCAACTTCCTGTACAAGGCACGTGGCAGCTTCCTCACCTTGCATGCCGTTCTCAGCGAGCTGCACACACAGCCGATCACGTCGCGT
The sequence above is a segment of the Drosophila pseudoobscura strain MV-25-SWS-2005 chromosome X, UCI_Dpse_MV25, whole genome shotgun sequence genome. Coding sequences within it:
- the Toll-9 gene encoding toll-like receptor 2 isoform X1, which encodes MPSIFILEVFLVLSLLRENAQVIHAIELSNSEGQQIRSEESGESTADADLKSALLKYDSDDGNSCLLDIIKEDVLWWTFPNGTLKRLNGKYSPYLYLDLSHGNMKEDIDLFQQTKLSTIPFNTRKVEVFSAAFNTLNAVPYQALYSLKDSLKLLSLRGNKFADLLPDAEAFERFLNETRLDSNYTTQHKCEQFLASNATDLYDRECFLYIHNNTNTSNANMAPKNDKTYGDYIQFLREKVDLLDKSQQSIAWATFPNLTRLVELDISNCSIEYVEKEVFKNLTNLKRLFMSDNKIMTIQQDTFYYIQRVQYLDISFTNVLTYSYQISMPTLEMAMSLIYGLKIQQNAFKLLPELVYLDVSHSKMTRNSAVAFAHLGPKLKFLSLCYTAIPMVSSAIFKNTALEGLDLSGNPFVSNNILDDAFDGIARTLKYLYFEHSNLKDMEWARPLKNVQILGLAGNNINALSSTMFESLKSLEILDLSSNHVGNWYKSAFDNNFELRVLNLRSNNINVLTNEMLKDFEHLEYLSLGDNNFICNCHLREVVEVAAGNNKEADCSYNLLNINTANSLNIQKLLGTAETLNIDRKLWQSRFLPQLTKSYNNIKDYKRVNKIFKLRFIAEGYNASRCPASTPYQMSELSSELVTLKFQLLDYDATQYWCFNDTDQLQVEELNCQVRTMTEIATKLHNLTTTVIAVVASILGLSICGFIIYLKRWHIHYYYSSLKSAALLSSASKESVDSLTHLSQRDPSAVYDIFISYCQNDRTWVLNELLPNVEEAGDISICLHERDFQIGVTILDNIISCMDRSHSLMLIISSKFLLSHWCQFEMYLAQHRIFEVSKEHLILVFLEDIPRSKRPKTLQYLMDVKTYIKWPVGKGDEKPKLEERKLFWKRLRRSLEVIGISSSKERA
- the LOC4813915 gene encoding vitellogenin-3, with product MRIQCFLLWQISLHCHAIHAEMTAADGRSTPNWWEAVPRVLTDIVTVKANILTAAPLELAANAIDMLCSSTLFMDRVPPKITPDINKMHFQYMTPCHNYSVPLLDAAKLWNHSKFGKGRKVVILATGWTNTVNESSAIAMISRAFMCRRDVNFVIVDAADYVDTLYSWSALNTDLIGEHIAVGLTHLIELTPLRNIHLIGHSLGAHIMGTAGRTFKRLTGRLVPRITGLDPAKPCFRQEHILPGLTRGDAQLVDVIHTNIGILAKRGPLGDVDFYPGGAHPIQPGCLTIGCSHTRAVEYFAESAYPQQEKNFMGTKCSSWDELRRRDCRAGAGTPSSMGYIIDRKARGIYYVDVNGWPPYGRSSSKTANPRSKICHLCRT
- the Prim2 gene encoding DNA primase large subunit, whose amino-acid sequence is MEFHLKKRARNDVKVEVVSLESKYPHNVMMYYYPPTDDIHIEEFEELALERLRLLRVLDRAGTKGLRLLSEDWKEYVSSELTREGLRSYLRLCSPGGGSAQGSKHESEIQTRRRDYLSHFILRLAYCRSEDLSRWFVAREMELFRYKFAALSSAEVKQFLEANDFSFQPLTESEKDEVKDGLYESTAGQSVSKIELLDFYKVPFTQVLDLVRGRRCYLKDGFAYVNTHDLVSVVGTKQQDIMELGLLASKGLIEEVEGDERISRMLKALHNSYTGKDYTVCRDAAVAIESLNQLSKTSMPLCMRMCHEHIRAQHHVKHGGRMQYGLFLKGIGVTLEDSIRFWREEFTKKMDADKFTRSYEYNIHHNYGKKGSMVNYSPYSCAKIIKEMAAPGDCHGCPYKSEDQASLKTKLASYGLSTSHIEEVMFFVSRGHYQIACGKYFMLTHNSNVEPTINHPNTYFEESQILMGNRQKRTTGAMPQKAKLRPDIKGHADRSMLNGDDDDELWKIAETQERAYQSQKDISEAFNDDLDLTEITY
- the Toll-9 gene encoding toll-like receptor 2 isoform X2; amino-acid sequence: MPSIFILEVFLVLSLLRENAQVIHAIELSNSEGQQIRSEESGESTADADLKSALLKYDSDDGNSCLLDIIKEDVLWWTFPNGTLKRLNGKYSPYLYLDLSHGNMKEDIDLFQQTKLSTIPFNTRKVEVFSAAFNTLNAVPYQALYSLKDSLKLLSLRGNKFADLLPDAEEQSIAWATFPNLTRLVELDISNCSIEYVEKEVFKNLTNLKRLFMSDNKIMTIQQDTFYYIQRVQYLDISFTNVLTYSYQISMPTLEMAMSLIYGLKIQQNAFKLLPELVYLDVSHSKMTRNSAVAFAHLGPKLKFLSLCYTAIPMVSSAIFKNTALEGLDLSGNPFVSNNILDDAFDGIARTLKYLYFEHSNLKDMEWARPLKNVQILGLAGNNINALSSTMFESLKSLEILDLSSNHVGNWYKSAFDNNFELRVLNLRSNNINVLTNEMLKDFEHLEYLSLGDNNFICNCHLREVVEVAAGNNKEADCSYNLLNINTANSLNIQKLLGTAETLNIDRKLWQSRFLPQLTKSYNNIKDYKRVNKIFKLRFIAEGYNASRCPASTPYQMSELSSELVTLKFQLLDYDATQYWCFNDTDQLQVEELNCQVRTMTEIATKLHNLTTTVIAVVASILGLSICGFIIYLKRWHIHYYYSSLKSAALLSSASKESVDSLTHLSQRDPSAVYDIFISYCQNDRTWVLNELLPNVEEAGDISICLHERDFQIGVTILDNIISCMDRSHSLMLIISSKFLLSHWCQFEMYLAQHRIFEVSKEHLILVFLEDIPRSKRPKTLQYLMDVKTYIKWPVGKGDEKPKLEERKLFWKRLRRSLEVIGISSSKERA
- the Toll-9 gene encoding toll-like receptor 2 isoform X3, with protein sequence MLRLSFKISAFERFLNETRLDSNYTTQHKCEQFLASNATDLYDRECFLYIHNNTNTSNANMAPKNDKTYGDYIQFLREKVDLLDKSQQSIAWATFPNLTRLVELDISNCSIEYVEKEVFKNLTNLKRLFMSDNKIMTIQQDTFYYIQRVQYLDISFTNVLTYSYQISMPTLEMAMSLIYGLKIQQNAFKLLPELVYLDVSHSKMTRNSAVAFAHLGPKLKFLSLCYTAIPMVSSAIFKNTALEGLDLSGNPFVSNNILDDAFDGIARTLKYLYFEHSNLKDMEWARPLKNVQILGLAGNNINALSSTMFESLKSLEILDLSSNHVGNWYKSAFDNNFELRVLNLRSNNINVLTNEMLKDFEHLEYLSLGDNNFICNCHLREVVEVAAGNNKEADCSYNLLNINTANSLNIQKLLGTAETLNIDRKLWQSRFLPQLTKSYNNIKDYKRVNKIFKLRFIAEGYNASRCPASTPYQMSELSSELVTLKFQLLDYDATQYWCFNDTDQLQVEELNCQVRTMTEIATKLHNLTTTVIAVVASILGLSICGFIIYLKRWHIHYYYSSLKSAALLSSASKESVDSLTHLSQRDPSAVYDIFISYCQNDRTWVLNELLPNVEEAGDISICLHERDFQIGVTILDNIISCMDRSHSLMLIISSKFLLSHWCQFEMYLAQHRIFEVSKEHLILVFLEDIPRSKRPKTLQYLMDVKTYIKWPVGKGDEKPKLEERKLFWKRLRRSLEVIGISSSKERA